GGTTCTCGGGGCCATCTTTATTTGGCTCCATTTATTGCAGGAGGTAATAAATGACTTCAAGGGCTTCCTAGCAAGGCTAGGGAGCCCTCGCACGCGAACGCGTACTGCAACCAGCGACTCGGGTTTCGTGCCCTAGTTGCAGAGTGCTCACCAAactttttcaaattcaaaattactaAATATAATTTGATCAACAATAAGCCTTATtctattaataataatttttgttGAACCATGTGGCATTTTTGTTAATATGTAGTTATTTCGAGTCCCCTTCTTTCCCCACAACCTTTTTTCAATTCCTAAATAGTAACCAGTCCACTAAAATAGGAAAATATTCCAAAttattgaaatatttatttaatttaagaataatattttatttaatagtaTATTACCTTTTTAACattaatttttcataaaatttaaacaaacaaattcattaaaaaaataccAAGGGTTATAATCTAGTAGACTTATACAACCTAGTCTCACATTCTTTATACATTTTATGAAGTCAACATTTTAAAAATTTTTAGTATATTTTTGTAGGTTAATTAAGAGTATAAATTTATTGTTTATGATTTTAGGCATCTTTGATGTAACTACATCATTAAAAACATGTGTATCACATATAATTCATTGTTTCTTTGATGTAACAACTACTCAAATAGATACCTTTTTCTTTTTTAAGTACAAACATAATAGAAACTAGTACCTAATTTTATAAGTAACCACAAAAAACAACCAAATAACACCATAAAAACTATTGACACCTCAATCAAAAACCTAATCTTCTCTCTTAAAGTAGAAACATAACAAGTACTAATACTTCATGATAAAAATACATAGAAAAGACAAATTATCGATAAAAATACATAAACAAATTCTCCCTAAATGACAACATAACAACTATTTGACCAAATGACTATTGTATCATCTCCCTTAATAATTATCTAAATTTAAAACAAtctctaaaataaaaataataaaaattggaTTGAATTGACATATATGAATTTAAATCCCCATCTTGGGAATCATTTTACTTCTTTCCTACCCTTCGCTGAATTTCTTTTTTAAGCATTCCTCAGCTCAGCCGCAAAACCAACGTTACCAACCGTCAAACAATAGGTAATCCAAAAACAGATAAGGCAAAACAAAACAAGGCAAGCCAGAATTACTAGGTAGTCTAGTCTCACCTAAAGCTACACATGCATGTGGCTCTATGTCCATCAccattttaattatttgtttattttttcatAACTCGTACACGCAACGTATTCTTTCATTCAAACCCTCTGTAACTCGGGCATTTTTCTCCTCCCTTCTGCCCCAAGGTTTCGCTTACACGTTTGTAATCATTTTTCAGCAAGCTACCAGAAGAAGAAAGAACAAATGCCTTTGATTATACGGGTAATGGGTGAGCCGATTTTGGCCTGCACTGATCGCGTCGAGGTAAGAGATTTCGATTCCCTTTTGCCTTATGATTTGCCTTGTAAAATACGGAAGCAAAGGGGAAATTAAGGCAATGGATTTTGTTTTTAGAAATTCCTCGATTTGGCAAGAAGTTTGATTGATCGAACAAGATTGATAAGGTTTCTAATGGCTTGAGCTTGTTGGGAACCGAATCCCTGGTCTGCGGCAAAGCTTTGGATCCAAAAACTCAATTATGCTTTTTTTTTCTTGGAAGTAAATCGCTCTGGCATGAAATTAATGCTCTCTGAAATTGTTTTGTGCATGGAGATTTTGTTTGGAGCATTGGAATTTTAAGTCGAGTTTTGAATTGCCAAGGATTGTGCTATTTGTCTTTGAGAACCAAGAGTTGGGGTTTCAACAAATTAGTTTTTGTAAAATTTGACGCCCTTGTTTTCTCCAGAACTTATACACCCGGGAGTGCTTGAATTTGTTGCCAATACAGTCACAGGAATTTTTTACCAGTACAGTCGCTGGATTGTTTTTTTTGAGGGGGGGCGAAATATAAATATTTAGGACTGTTTAATTGTACAGTGAAGATCTTGTCTACTGTTTAGTTGTACAGAAAAGGTTTTGTGTACCTTTTTCTTGGGAGGTGTCCCCTTACATGGGCTGCATCATGATTGCATCCTTGGTGTTGAATGAGAAGCGAAGCAAATCAGAGGGTTTTGTAGCTATATTGTGCATTCAATCTTGTGAGGGCATGCTTGAGCAACGCTTTGTAGATAACCTATGGGAAATCTTAACTATGCGCCTGCCTATGGAGCGAATACAGTTGGTGTGTGAAGTGAGTGGCTAAAATTTAAATTCGAGGAGGTTGTGTGAATGATGATGTATGCTGATGCTTTGTAAAGTGGAATACAACATGGACTCTGGACCGTTGTCATTGCCAGCCTAGGGTCGCTTCTGGTGTAGTGGCTTCGCCTATCTGATCCGAAATTGTGCATAATTTGATCTGAGCTTAAACTGTGCATGATTTGATCTGAACTGAAACTGTGCATGATTTTTGGTTGACGCCACGTAGGCGATGGAGTTGTTTGGCAATCTCCAAGGTGAAGTGTCCAAAACTGAACTGATATTTGCTGAGTTTTTTGCCAAGAGCCTGCACATTATAGTGGAGTCAAGGATTCCATGTGGGGAACATTCTGGGGCATCGTCCTTTTCTTCATCGTCATCTTCCTGTCCCAAGGACAAATGGTTCAATTTAGCTCTTGGAGAATACCCTCCTGTTCTCGAGAAGATGGAGCCAGGGAGTTTAAGCTTGCTGGAGCCTATGATAGTTGATGTGATTCTTCTACGGAACTCTGATTACAGAGTTGACATTCCTTTGTTCCTTACTTCAGGGAAACAAGGTTCTTCCAGCAATGCATCAGAAGGTTTTGGTGGTCAAATAATACTGGAAAGATGGACTGTAAAATGTGAGTATAGAAAGTCCAGTACAAGAGATATTCATTCTGGTCGGATATCTTCTGGGAGTGGAACACCAAGATGGGAAGATGGAAAGAAGGTTGGCAGCAAGATCGGTCCTGGCAAAGGAAAAGGTTTGTCAGGCACAGGAGACATAAACCAAGGGGCTGGGGCTTCACAATCTTCCTCTCCTGCTGCAGAAGTACCTGTTGCCTATAAGAAAACATACAAGAGATTATTAATTTTGCTACGCTCTGTTTATTGCACTGCCAGGCTTTTGCCAGCATATCGGCTTTTCTGTCTTGCAAATTCTTCTAGCCATGATTGCAACTTCAGTCTTTTTCACAGGGTTTCATCTTCACCCGAGCCTCTATCACATGCTGATGAGGCTGAAATGCATTCATTTAACTTTACTCCAGTTGAGACTCCCTGTGGCAGAATCTGTTTGTCAGTGTCATATCGCTCAACAAGAGCAGTTACTGCACTAGAAGATGCTGCTCCTCTATTACCAGAAATAATCACAGATTATGTGGGAAGCCCTGCTGCAGAACTGCCAAAGAGGTTTCCCAATGATTTGACTTTCACTCCAGGGAAGAAGAAAGTGCACATGACTACACCCCCTTTGTCAGTACCAGGATCCTCTGCTTGTACTGGGTTTGTAAGACGACACAGTTGGAGTGGCAATATCcacagattgctaccttcatcccaATTATCCTTTTCCCCCTCACATCGCCTCAGCTTatctccttctccatctccatcCTATTCAGACATTCATGGTTCTCCTAATGTCCCCAATTCTTGCCCCATTGCTCCTCATCGGTACCTTAGAGTGGATCATTCCCCCTCACCCAGGAGTTCACCGCAGCATCCTTTATCATCGCAGACCTTTTCCTCTCAAGGTCCTTCTGATCAACGCCCTGCCAGTTTTGATGAATATTGGTTGTCACCTCCGTTTTCACCGTCACCTTCACCCTCACCGCCAGCACATTTTGCAGAGGGTAATCTTACAAATCCAATTCGATATCCTGGAAGTGCCCCTGTAAGCATCCCAGTGAGTTCTGCTAGTAGGACTCCAAGGTCTTGGGCAACTGACTGCTATCAAAACAGGACATTACTGCCTCCTCCATCCCCTAAAAGCCAAAAGTCTGATGCGTTACGCAAGACAGCCTCGGCTAATTCCAGGATTACTTGTGCTCAATCCCCAGTCTATGATAGATATCCATCTCAGTGGCAGTGTTCTAACAAACCCACTTTATCAAGGCCTACGGAATCGCAAACTGGGAGAACAGCTTTGCTTGCATATGGAGGTCAAAAGGTAACGTGGACAGGACCATAAATGAAGCTCAAAAGAGAAGTATTTTGTTTTGATCTAATTTGTTTGGGCAAAGTTTTGTCCGTTtctcatctcaaattctttattccTTTCCAGTTAGTCATGCTCATTGAAAATAATGCAGAGT
The nucleotide sequence above comes from Cryptomeria japonica chromosome 11, Sugi_1.0, whole genome shotgun sequence. Encoded proteins:
- the LOC131066468 gene encoding autophagy-related protein 13b isoform X2, whose translation is MELFGNLQGEVSKTELIFAEFFAKSLHIIVESRIPCGEHSGASSFSSSSSSCPKDKWFNLALGEYPPVLEKMEPGSLSLLEPMIVDVILLRNSDYRVDIPLFLTSGKQGSSSNASEGFGGQIILERWTVKCEYRKSSTRDIHSGRISSGSGTPRWEDGKKVGSKIGPGKGKGLSGTGDINQGAGASQSSSPAAEVPVAYKKTYKRLLILLRSVYCTARLLPAYRLFCLANSSSHDCNFSLFHRVSSSPEPLSHADEAEMHSFNFTPVETPCGRICLSVSYRSTRAVTALEDAAPLLPEIITDYVGSPAAELPKRFPNDLTFTPGKKKVHMTTPPLSVPGSSACTGFVRRHSWSGNIHRLLPSSQLSFSPSHRLSLSPSPSPSYSDIHGSPNVPNSCPIAPHRYLRVDHSPSPRSSPQHPLSSQTFSSQGPSDQRPASFDEYWLSPPFSPSPSPSPPAHFAEGNLTNPIRYPGSAPVSIPVSSASRTPRSWATDCYQNRTLLPPPSPKSQKSDALRKTASANSRITCAQSPVYDRYPSQWQCSNKPTLSRPTESQTGRTALLAYGGQKVYKDGKDGNAEVTGVKFSPSGSPKIPFSRSLSKVSHQDEIDYEDFSCPFAVDDDETTDCRSSKTWEEHIHHKRQALNTLQQHK
- the LOC131066468 gene encoding autophagy-related protein 13b isoform X1 translates to MELFGNLQGEVSKTELIFAEFFAKSLHIIVESRIPCGEHSGASSFSSSSSSCPKDKWFNLALGEYPPVLEKMEPGSLSLLEPMIVDVILLRNSDYRVDIPLFLTSGKQGSSSNASEGFGGQIILERWTVKCEYRKSSTRDIHSGRISSGSGTPRWEDGKKVGSKIGPGKGKGLSGTGDINQGAGASQSSSPAAEVPVAYKKTYKRLLILLRSVYCTARLLPAYRLFCLANSSSHDCNFSLFHRVSSSPEPLSHADEAEMHSFNFTPVETPCGRICLSVSYRSTRAVTALEDAAPLLPEIITDYVGSPAAELPKRFPNDLTFTPGKKKVHMTTPPLSVPGSSACTGFVRRHSWSGNIHRLLPSSQLSFSPSHRLSLSPSPSPSYSDIHGSPNVPNSCPIAPHRYLRVDHSPSPRSSPQHPLSSQTFSSQGPSDQRPASFDEYWLSPPFSPSPSPSPPAHFAEGNLTNPIRYPGSAPVSIPVSSASRTPRSWATDCYQNRTLLPPPSPKSQKSDALRKTASANSRITCAQSPVYDRYPSQWQCSNKPTLSRPTESQTGRTALLAYGGQKVYKDGKDGNAEVTGVKFSPSGSPKIPFSRSLSKVSHQDEIDYEDFSCPFAVDDDETTDCRSRTDSLDGKGSISESSEIGGQAIVMHKRSHGAAVGALVNMLASASPLCPDFGSLSSFPSTTAELQGTTSEHGAPSHSVSTSCSGRDDSQMVVHKTTADALEELRGYREMKDNLMSQSGTQSVRRSFI